A region of the Oncorhynchus nerka isolate Pitt River linkage group LG26, Oner_Uvic_2.0, whole genome shotgun sequence genome:
agagtgattatcttaatttaccgaggttagctagccagctatctgtcgtccttaacgtaggagacactgctagctagccaacagctagccagcgtctaccgaacagaacttccgcactcaacaatccggtcgcatttcgcttcgctccacaggtagtatcacattattcatttcatttcattacagtacaacggcttgatttgtttgatcgtagctagctacatagctagctacatagccgtctttgtatcaaagataattgtgtagtctagagcgatttcctaggttagctagccagctattgtcgttcttttaacgcaacgtaacgtaatcaacactgctagctagccagctagccccgaatagcagcacagtagaaactattacactcaacggaacgacttgattagtgtagtgtcaacaacgcagccactgccggctagcctacatagtcaacaacgcagcctctgccagctagcctacttcagcagtactgtatcattttaatcattttagtcaataagattcttgctacgtaagcttaactttctgaacactcgagacgtgtagtccacttgtcattccaatctcctttgcattagtgtagcctcttgtgtagcctgtcaactatgtgtctgtctatccctgttctctcctctctgcacagaccatacaaacgctccacaccgcgtggccgcggccaccctaatctggtggtcccagcgcgcacgacccacgtggagttccaggtctccggtagcctctggaactgccgatctgcggccaacaaggcagagttcatctcagcctatgcctccctccagtcctcgacttcttggcactgacggaaacatggatcaccacagacaacactgctactcctactgctctctcttcgtctgcccacgtgttctcgcacaccccgagagcttctggtcagcggggtggtggcaccgggatcctcatctctcccaagtggtcattctctctttctccccttacccatctgtctatcgcctcctttgaattccatgctgtcacagttaccagccctttcaagcttaacatccttatcatttatcgccctccaggttccctcggagagttcatcaatgagcttgatgccttgataagctcctttcctgaggacggctcacctctcacagttctgggcgattttaacctccccacgtctacctttgactcattcctctctgcctccttctttccactcctctcctcttttgacctcaccctctcaccttccccctactcacaaggcaggaaatacgctcgacctcatctttactagatgctgttcttccactaacctcattgcaactcccctccaagtctccgaccactaccttgtatccttttccctctcgctctcatccaacacttcccacactgcccctactcggatggtatcgcgccgtcccaaccttcgctctctcccccgctactctctcctcttccatcctatcatctcttccctctgctcaaaccttctccaacctatctcctgattctgcctcctcaaccctcctctcctccctttctgcatcctttgactctctatgtcccctatcctccaggccggctcggtcctcccctcccgctccgtggctcgacgactcattgcgagctcacagaacagggctccgggcagccgagcggaaatggaggaaaactcgcctccctgcggacctgacatcctttcactccctcctctctacattttcctcttctctctctgctgctaaagccactttctaccactctaaattccaagcatctgcctctaaccctaggaagctctttgccaccttctcctccctcctgaatcctcctccccctcctccctctctgcagatgacttcgtcaaccattttgaaaagaaggtcgacgacatccgatcctcgtttgctaagtcaaacgacaccgctggttctgctcacactgccctaccctgtgctctgacctctttctcccctctctctccagatgaaatctcgcgtcttgtgacggccggccgcccaacaacctgcccgcttgaccctatcccctcctctcttctccagaccatttccggagaccttctcccttacctcacctcgctcatcaactcatccctgaccgctggctacgtcccttccgtcttcaagagagcgagagttgcaccccttctgaaaaaacctacactcgatccctccgatgtcaacaactacagaccagtatcccttctttcttttctctccaaaactcttgaacgtgccgtccttggccagctctcccgctatctctctcagaatgaccttcttgatccaaatcagtcaggtttcaagactagtcattcaactgagactgctcttctctgtattacggaggcgctccgcactgctaaagctaactctctctcctctgctctcatccttctagacctatcggctgccttcgatactgtgaaccatcagatcctcctctccaccctctccgagttgggcatctccggcgcgacccacgcttggattgcgtcctacctgacaggtcgctcctaccaggtggcgtggcgagaatccgtctccacaccacgtgctctcaccactggtgtcccccagggctctgttctaggccctctcctattctcgctatacaccaagtcacttggctctgtcataacctcacatggtctctcctatcattgctatgcagacgacacacaattaatcttctcctttcccccttctgatgaccaggtggcgaatcgcatctctgcatgtctggcagacatatcagtgtggatgacggatcaccacctcaagctgaacctcggcaagacggagctgctcttcctcccgggaaggactgcccgttccatgatctcgccatcacggttgacaactccattgtgtcctcctcccagagcgctaagaaccttggcgtgatcctggacaacaccctgtcgttctcaactaacatcaaggcggtggcccgttcctgtaggttcatgctctacaacatccgcagagtacgaccctgcctcacacaggaagcggcgcaggtcctaatccaggcacttgtcatctcccgtctggattactgcaactcgctgttggctgggctccctgcctgtgccattaaacccctacaactcatccagaacgccgcagcccgtctggtgttcaaccttcccaagttctctcacgtcaccccgctcctccgctctctccactggcttccagttgaagctcgcatccgctacaagaccatggtgcttgcctacggagctgtgaggggaacggcacttcagtacctccaggctctgatcaggccctacacccaaacaagggcactgcgttcatccacctctggcctgctcgcctccctaccactgaggaagtacagttcccgctcagcccagtcaaaactgttcgctgctctggccccccaatggtggaacaaactccctcacgacgccaggacagcggagtcaatcaccaccttccggagacacctgaaaccccacctctttaaggaatacctaggataggataaagtaatccctctcacccccttaaaagatttagatgcactactgttccactggatgtcataaggtgaatgcaccaatttgtaagtcgctctggataagagcgtctgctaaatgacttaaatgtaaatgtaatggattatataatggaggagggtagaggatatgTGGTGATTAATATAAACATCATGGATTATATAATGGAGGATATAAACATCATGGATTATATaatggaggagggtagaggatatgTAGTGATTAATATAAACATCATGGATTATATaatggaggagggtagaggatatgTGGTGATTAATATAAACATCATGGATTATATaatggaggagggtagaggatatgTAGTGATTAATATAAACATCATGGATTATATaatggaggagggtagaggatatgTAGTGATTAATATAAACATCATGGATTATATaatggaggagggtagaggatatgTAGTGATTAATATAAACATCATGGATTATATaatggaggagggtagaggatatgTGGTGATTAATATAAACATCATGGATTATATaatggaggagggtagaggatatgTGGTGATTAATATAAACATCATGGATTATATAATGGAGGATATAAACATCATGGATTATATAATGGAGGATATAAACACCATGGATTATATAATGGAGGATATAAACATCATGGATTATATaatggaggagggtagaggatatgTGGTGATTAAtataaacattacatttacatttaagtcatttagcagacgctcttatccagagcgacttccatCAGGTTACAGTAAATTGACACATTAAAGGAGTCCTGGTCTTTCACATCTTCCATCAGATTACAGTAACTGGACACATGTAAGGAGTCATGGCCCGTTACATCTTCAGATTACAGCATGGATTATATaatggaggagggtagaggatatgTAGTGATTAATATAAACATCATGGATTATATAATGGATGTGGTATTAAACATGATTATATaatggaggagggtagaggatatgTGGTGATTAATATAAACATCATGGATTATATaatggaggagggtagaggatatgTAGTGATTAATATAAACATCATGGATTATATAATGGAGGTTATAAACATCATGGATTATATAATGGAGGATATAAACATCATGGATTATATaatggaggagggtagaggatatgTGGTGATTAATATGAACATCATGGATTATATAATGGAGGTTATAAACATCATGGATTATATAATGGAGGATATAAATACATGCATTATATAATGGAGCTGTGATGAGTGGAGAGGATGGATTAATATAAAAGCAGAATAAATAGATTTGTGGTTAGTTTATCATACTGGCcctttagttaaatagttaacacattCACAGTGACTTATAGGTCAGTGTGTTTACAGTAAAGATtaataacataatagtattattaGAATGGAGGTCTGTTAAACATCATGTCAATTATATAATGGAGGATCTGGTCCTCCCTGGCTTGGTGATTAAATCTGGTCCCCCATGTCAATGCATTATATAATGAAGCTGTGATGAGTGTAGAGCATTGGTTAACAtgtctcccctccctgtcccccagtccCTGAGTCTCAAAAGCAGACCCAAATAGATGCTCATCTCTCAGCTGGACAGTAAGGGCCCTCACACCTCACACTGACAACATGCTTGGGACACTCTGCACTCTCATCACTGCTCTAACATGTAAGGAGTCTGACTTCCTGGAGGTTTTACTTCCTGGTTTATTAATAATGAGTCTGTATGTTTCTCTTTACTTCATGTCATCTTCTTATTTCCCAGGTGtcagtggtgtgactgtggtgacACAGAAGCCTCCTGTTGTGACAGTAAGGAAAGGAGACACGGCCTCTCTGGACTGTAACCTGGGGACTGTTCAGAATAGTGCTGCTCGTTGGTATAAACAGGTTCCAGGAGGAGTTCCTCAGTTTGTTTTATTTTTCTACCACCCTAATAGTGCTCCTACCTATGGCTCTGGTTTCTCCTCTCCTAAATTCACATCTAATCATCAGTCTAAATCAGATTATCGTTTGATTATTAACACTGTGGAGGAGACAGACTCAGCAGTGTATTACTGTCATACATATGATGACTCTGTTAAAGAGGAAGTATCACAGTGATATACACCATGACAAAAACCTCCTCACCAATTACACTCACTTCTGCTTTCAGATGTTCTGAATATAGACACTAACTGAATGTCAAGTCATCCTGAACCAGTGTGTCTGCAGTAGGAGAACATTCCATGCTTGTGTTTTACACAAAACCCTTCACACATTTACTAGAATGTTGTCATTAACAATTACACCTAGTTGTCACAAAGCATGAATGATAAAGTGATATTCCAGAAGGTTCAGTCCTAACAGAAGACTCCATGTATCAGACAACCTCCATGATAGTCAGTCTGTAATAACAGTGAGCAAAGGTTAGATGGCCACTATGGACTGTAACCTGGGGACTGTTCAGAATAGTGCTGCTCATTGGTATAAACAGGTTCCAGGAGGAGTTCCTCAGTATGTTTTACAGTGGTACTACTACAATTGGACCTCTGTAAAATATGGTTCTGGTTTCTCCTCTCCTAAATTCACATCTAATCATCAGTCTATATCTGATTATAGTTTGATTATTAACAATGTGGAGGAGGAAGACTCAGCAGTGTATTACTGTAAAACAAAAGACTACTATGTTGGCGAGTGGGCATCACAATGACATACACTATGACAAAAACCTCCTCCCCAAATACACTCACTTCTGCTTCATGGTAGAGGGGTGAACTCTAAGAAACAGCAGTTGATCAGTGAttagtataacactatatacataACACAATGGGAGACCTGGAAATGGAAGAACCATGTCAACAAGATTATAAAACGATTGTGAAAAGAGATTTATCCATTCTTGatgtaatcatcatcatcatcatatcatCATCAAGTGAAGACTGCATCATATGGATATTGCTTTAACTGATGGATTTAAAAGGACCAGACACCAAACAGCAGAATATGATGCTATACAATATACTGTTACTTCATAGAGAGAAACTCTAGAAAAGCCTGAGATGTTTTGTAGAGAGTGAAGCTCagtctgaatgggatgtttcagttcctgtcctctcagtagaatgagtgaagctctgtcttaatgggatggtacagttcctgtcctctcagtagagagtgaagctctgtctgaatgggatggttcagttcctgtcctctcagtagtgagagtgaagctctgtctgaatgggatggttcagttcctgtcctctcagtagagagagtgaagctctgtctgaatgggatggttcagttcctgtcctcagtagagagagtaaagctctgtctgaatgggatgtttcagttcctgtcctctcagtataGATTTTGAATGCTCTGTCTaaaatgggatgtttcagttcctgtcctctcaatagagagtgaagctctgtctgaatgggatgtttcagttcctgtcctctcagtagagagagtgaagctctgtctgaatgggatgtttcagttcctgtatctcagtagagagagtgaatctTTGTCTTAATGGGATTTTTCATTTcatctgtcctctcagtagagagagtgaagctctgtctgaatgggatgtttcagttcctgtcctctcagttaGAGAGAGTGATTGTCTCTGTCTGACaaaatgggatgtttcagttcctgtcctctcagtagagcaGAGTGAAACTCTGTCTGGAacaatgggatgtttcagtttctgtcctctcagtagacagagtgaagctctgtctgccAATGGGAtggtttcagttcctgtcctctcagtagagagagtgaagctctgtctgaatgggatggttcagttcctgtcctctcagtagagagagtgaagctctgtctggatgggatgtttcagttcctgtcctctcagtagagagtgaagctctgtctgaatgggatgtttcagttcctgtcctctcagtagagagagtgaagctctgtctggatgggatgtttcagttcctgtcctctcagtagagagagtgaagctctgtctggatgggatgtttcagttcctgtcctctcagtagagagagtgaagctctgtctgaatgggatggttcagttcctgtcctctcagtagatcctgagagtgaagctctgtctgacatgggatgtttcagttcctgtcctctcagtagagaccctgcctcacacaggaaggggAGGTCCTattccaggcacttgtcatctgtCTACAAACTGAATCACTGTTggtgggctccctgcctgtgccattaaaccacAGCTCATTGTTACTGGTGAGTCCCCTTCTAATGTTTTAATCTACAGAATAGGTCTTGTTGCTAATATACTGTTGCTCCGAGTTGTCAGATATAtatatccgct
Encoded here:
- the LOC135564887 gene encoding immunoglobulin lambda-1 light chain-like, translated to MLGTLCTLITALTCVSGVTVVTQKPPVVTVRKGDTASLDCNLGTVQNSAARWYKQVPGGVPQFVLFFYHPNSAPTYGSGFSSPKFTSNHQSKSDYRLIINTVEETDSAVYYCHTYDDSVKEEVSQLIVTDGDLATPAVTLFPPSTEDLKSSRATLVCLTSDLSQRSKGLADVSWMSSGESVTEDVSTSPAEQQPDNTFRISSYLTIQTADWDKDVVFTCKVSLGSTFSEKEIRKTSCSL